The genomic segment GGCCACGCGGACCATCCGGTGACCCGAGCCGGCCCTGCCCGCACCCCTCCTTGCGCTTCCGCGCTGAGGCGCGAGCCGTCGCCATAGCCCCATGACCGAGCGCGCCCGAGCGATCTCCGTCCTGACGGCCAACACGGCGGCCTTCACCGTCTGCTTCGCCGTATGGATGATGTACGGCGTGCTGGTGACCTTCCTGGTGGAGCAGCAGGTATACGCCTTCAGCGGGCCCCAGATCGGGTGGCTGATCGGCATCCCGGTGCTCACGGGTGCGTTGTTCCGGCTGCCGGCCGGGATGCTGGCCGACCGCTACGGCGGGCGCTCCGTCTTCGCGGGCATCATGCTCGCCGCCGCCCTGGCGGCCTACTTGACCAGCTACGCCGGCAGCTTTGCCGGCTTCATCATCGGTGGCCTGGGCTTTGGGCTGGCGGGAGCGTCGTTCGCCGTGGGCGTGGCCTACACATCAGTGTGGTTCCCGCCGCATCGGCAGGGCACGGTGCTCGGGATCTTCGGCCTGGGCAACACGGGCGCGGCGCTGACAGCCATTGTCTCGCCGCGGCTGCTCGCCGTCTTGACGCAGGGCGGCATGGAGCTCGAGCGCTGGCGCGCGCTGCCCCGACTCTATGCGCTGGCCCTGGCCGCGACGGCCGTCCTGTTCTGGGTGTCTACCTTTCCGCGGAAGCCCGAGGAGCCGGCGGTGCGCACGCTGCGCCAACGCCTGGCGCCGCTCGAGTCGCTTCGCGTCTGGCGCTTCGGGCTCTACTACTTTCTCTTCTTCGGCGGATTCGTCGCCCTCGCCCAATGGCTGATCCCCTATTACGTGAATGTCTACGCATTGAGCGTGGTATCGGCTGGATTGCTCTCCTCGGCCTTCTCACTGCCCTCCGGACTGATCCGCGCGCTGGGCGGCTGGCTGTCCGATCGGATCGGCGCGCGAGCCGTCATGTACTGGGTCCTGAGCGGGTGCGCCGTGGTGAGCCTGCTGCTGGCAGTGCCGCGTATGGACATCCAGACGCCCGGACAGGGGGTAACGGCAGCGCGCGGCGGGACCGTAACCGCGGCTGGCGCGCAAGCGGTCGAGATCGACGGCGTCCGCTATCCGCTGCGGCCCAGGGCGCCGGGGCGGCCGGCCCGGCAGGGGACCCTGGTCTGGCCTACCACGGCTTCCTGGCAGGAGCCGGTGGTCCGGCCGGGCGAGGTTGTGGCCAAGCGTGCCCTGCTGGCACGCGGCGTCACCCACATCTACTTCCAGGCCAACATCGGCGTCTTCACCGGGCTGGTGTTAGTTCTGGCCATCCTCATGGGAATCGGCATGGCGGCCGTCTTCAAGCACATTCCCACCTATTTCCCGCGGGACGTGGGGACGGTGGGCGGGATTGTGGGTGTCATTGGCGGCCTGGGCGGCTTCACCGGTCCCCTGATGTTCGGCTACCTGGTCGCATTCACTGGCGTCTGGACCACGAACTGGGTCTTCCTGGCAGTGCTGTCGCTCGGCTGCCTGGTGTGGATGCACGCCGTCGTCCGCCGCATGCTGAACGTACGCGCGCCCGAGGTGGCCACGCAGATCGACGAGAAGGGGCCCCTGATCCCCCTGGCCCTGCGGGTTCTCTGCCCCGTCCACGCCGTGGAGGCGCGGGTGCGACTGTTCCTGACGCCGGGAAGCGAGACGCTGCGGCTGGGCGAGTGCTCGCTGCGGCCGGGCGAGGGTGATCGCCCCGCGTGCGAAGGGCAGTGCGTGGTGATGGCCGCGGAGGCGGGGGGGTGATCCCGCTCGAGATTGCCCGGGAGCGGATCCGCGCCTGGCAGCGCCTTATTGCCACGCTGTCGGCCGGTGGCGGCGAGCTCGCCCCCGACATGGCTGTCGAGGCAATGGCGGATCGGGAGGTTTTGTGGGGGCGCACCTTGCGCCTGGCAGCGCCCCTGCCGCCGGTGGCCAGCATTCGGGGGCCGTCGAACTCCGGGAAAACGCGGCTGATCGAGCAGCTCCTGCCGGTGCTCTCAGCGCGGGGAGTCCGGGTCGGCACCATCAAGCGGGCGCACCACACGCCGGCTCTGGACACACCGGGAAAGGACTCCCACCGCCACGCCGCGGCTGGCGCCCGAGGCGTGCTCCTGCTCGGACCCCAGCAGGCCGGCTTCTTCCTCTACGACGCGCCGGGCGCGGAACCCTGGCCCTGGCTCGAGCTGTTGGCCGGCCGCGTGGACATCGTGCTGGCGGAGGGGTCCTGGAGTGGGGCGGTGCTGCGCCTGGAGATCCAGATCAGGGACGCGGGCGGCTTCGCGCTGCTAGAACCTGCCGACTGCTGCTGCGGCGCCTGGACGCTGCGCCGGCCGGCCGCCACAGGCCAGCTCCTCGACTTCCCGGAGGAGCTGGTCGAGCGACTGGCCGGCCTCCTCCAGCAGCTCACCACACCCAGCACGCAAGCAAACGCCTGAAGATCAGAACGCGCTGCTGCCACCACCCCACGCGACCATCCGGCCGGGCCGCATGGACGCCGCTAGCCGGCCGACAGCCGGAGCATCCAGACCCCGTCCGGCGCGATCAGGAAGAAGAGGAATGCGGCCGTGGCCAGGGTCGCGGCCGCCACGCAGGCGACGAGCGCCAGCCGCTCGAACCTCAGGTGCATGAACCACCCGCCGATCACAGTGGCCTTTATCAGCATTGCCGCTACCAGCACCGCGACGGCCAGGGCCCGCGGGAACCCCGCGGCCTCCGCCAGAATCATGGCCACGGTGAGCGCGAGCAGGATAAGCCACGCTGCCCAGTAGGTACGGTACGGGATGTCGGGTTCCATGCGCGCCTCCGGTGTGCGGCTCTGCCAGGCGAACTAGATCAGGTAGAAGCAGGTGAAGATGAAGACCCAGACCAGGTCCACGAAGTGCCAGTACAGGCCGGCCAGCTCGACCCCCGGTCCGAAGGTGCGGCCCGCGCGCACCCGACTGGCCACCAGAGTCAGGAGGGTCACGCCGATCAGCACGTGGGTGCCATGAAACCCGGTCAGCATGAAGAAGAAGGACGAAAAGGCCGGCGGGCCCCAGGGGTTGTGCGTCAGGCGAGCGCCCTCCCGGATCAGCGTCGTCCACTCCGCCGCCTGCATCGACAGGAAGATCGCGCCGCCCAGCGCGGTCAGCAGCAGGAAACGCATCGCCCGCCGAAGATCGCCGCGGTGCGCGGCACCCACGGCTGTGGCCATGGTGGCACTCGAAGTGATGAGCACGAAGGTCATGATCCCGATCACCCAGATGGCGAAAACTTCGCCCTGCTCCGGCCAGACGGCGTGGGCGAGTCGCTCGAAGCCGTAGGCGGCCAGGAAGCTGGCAAAGAGCAGCGCGTCCGAGACCAGGAAGAACCACATCATGAGCTTCTGCCAGGACACGCCGAAGGGCGAGACTCCCCCCTGCCAGTGGACCTCGAGGCTACCGGTAACCGCGTTCGCCATCCGCCCTCCTCTCTCTAAAGCGTGGAAAGCAGGACCAGCAGATAGATCCAGACAACGTCCACGAAGTGCCAGTAGACGGCGGCGTGCGTGAGACCGGCGTGCCGCGTCCGGCTGTAAGCACCGCGCAGGGCCCGCCGCAGCGTCCACCCCAGGGCGGCCAGTCCGCCCAGCACGTGGGCGCCGTGGACGGCGGAGAGCGTATAGAGGAAGGAGGCGTGGGGGCTGGTGGGCAGGAAGATCCCCCGCGCTGCCAGCATCCGCCACAACGCCACCTGCCCGGCCAGGAATACCAGGCCCAGCACGGCGGCCGCTCCCAGGAAGAGCGCCAGGCGGCGTGGCCGCTCCTGCCGCGCCGCGGCGCGGCCCAGCTCGAGCAGGCCGCTCGAGACCAGCAACAGCGCCGCATTGGGCCACGCGATCCAGGGGAGTGCCACCGGTCGCCAGTCCGCGCCCGTCCGCCGGATGAGCACGGCGGCCGTGAAGGCGGCGAACAGCATGGTCACGGTGGCCAGCACGGCCATGAGGCCCATGGGGTATGGGCCGTCCGCCAGTGTGAGCGCGGCGCCGGCCGCCGGCTCGCCGGGCGCGGCGCCGTCACCTCTCACCCTTCGCGCCACCATCAGGCTCACTCCGCCCCTCCCACTACCGCCGAGTGCTGGGGCAGGTAACCCTCCCGCTCCCCGTCCACGCGGTACTCGTACGGCCCGCGATGCACCACTGGCAGCTCGACCCAGTTCAGGTGCGGGGCGGGCGACGACGTCGTCCACTCCAGCGTCGCCCCCCGCCAGGGATTCGACCGGGCCAGCTCGCCGCGGAACAGATGGACCAGGAAGTTGAACAGAAAAACGAGTTGCGCGGCCGTGGCCAGAATGAGCGCCAGGCTGATCACAATGTTGAATGGCTGGAGCGGGCGCAGGAATTCGTAGACAGTGGGGTCGTACACGCGCCGCGGGTGGCCACCCAGCCCCAGGTAATGCATGCCGATGAAGGCTGCAAACAGCGGCACAATCGTGAGCCAGAAGTGAAGCTTGCCCAGCGTCTCGCTCATGTGCCGGCCAAACATCTTCGGGAACCAGTAGTAGGTGCCGGCAAAGATGGCGAAGAAGGTCACCGTCCCGATCGTGAAGTGGAAGTGACCGACCACAAAGTAGGAATCGTGGAAGTAGATGTCGGCAGCCGCCGTTCCCAGGTAGAGCCCGCCCAGCCCGCCGATGCCGATGGCGGAGACCAGCCCCAGAGCAAAGAGCATGGCCGTGGTAAGGCGAATCTGCGCGCGCCAGAGGCTGGCAATCAGGTTGAGCCCGAGCACGGCGAAGGGGACAGTGATGGCCACCGTCACCACCGAGAAGTACTCGCCCAGGTAAGGGTTCATCCCGCTGGTGAACATGTGGTGCCCCCACACGATCATGCTCAGCCCGGCAATCACCAGCAGCGACCACACCGAGGTACGATAGCCGAACACCGGGCGGCGGCCGAAGGTGGCCAGGATGTCGAAGGCAATGCCCAGCGCGGGCAGGACCAGCACGTACACTTCAGGGTGGCCCAGGAACCAGAACAGGTGCTGGAAGAGCAGAGGCGTCCCGCCACCGGTGGACAGAACCTTCTCCCCGAGCACCAGTCCCTGGGGCAGGAAGAAGCTGGTCCCGCCGTGCCGGTCCAGGAGCAGCATGATGGCCGCGGCGGTCAGCGCCGGGAAGGCCAGGAGGCCGAGAATGGCCGCAATGAGCATGGTCCAGACCGTAAGCGGCATGCGCATCATGGACATGCCACGCGTGCGCAGGTTCAGGATCGTGGTCAGGAAGTTGAGGCTGCCCAGCGTGAAGGAGACGATGAACAGGGCCATGGCCAGGAGCCACAGCGTCTGCCCCCACCCGGAGCCCGGCACGGCTTCCGGCAGCGCCGAAAGCGGCGGGTACGCCGTCCACCCCGCGGCGGCGGCGCCGCCCTCCACGAAAAACGAGGCCAGGATCAGCACGCTGGCCGGCACGACCAGCCAGTAGGAAAGCATGTTCAGGAAGGGGTAGGCCATGTCCCGCGCCCCGATGTGGAGCGGGATGATGAAGTTCCCGAACCCGCTGACCAGGGCAAAGGAGATCACGAAGAACACCATGATGGTGCCGTGCATGGTCACCAGGCTCAGGTAGAATTCCGGCTTGAGCACCCCCTCCTCGTAGCCGCCCGGCAGCAGCCTCCCCAGCAGCGGCCAGGTCGCGTGGGGCCACGCCAACTGGAGTCGGATCAGGATGGCGAGCGCCACGGCCACCACCGCCATGAACACGGCGGTCAGGTAGTACTGGATCCCGATGACCTTGTGATCGGTGCTGAAGACGTAGCGTCTCCAGAATCCCGGGTAAGCGTGCTCGCCGCTCATTGGAGCCACCCCGCCTGCTGGCTCAGCCAGGCATCAAACTCCTCGGGCGACTGCACCAGCACCCGCCCCCGCATCCGGTAGTGGGCCATGCCGCACAGCTCCATGCACGCGATCTCGTATTCGCCCGCGGCCGTAGGCACGAACATCGTGCTCCCGACGATCCCCGGGACGACGTCCTGCTTCACCCGGAAGGCAGGCACCGAGAAGCTGTGCAGCACGTCCCGGGATCGGAGCCGCAGGTAGACCGTGCCCCCCACCGGCACGTGCAGCCGGTTCCGGAACACCAGGTCGTCTGCACCGGCCGGGTCACGGGGATCGAGGCCCGCCGGGTTCGCCGCGCCCCGAATCAGCGCGGGGTCGGTCCGACCAAAGCGGCCGTCCTTGCCCGGGTAGCGAACAATCCACTCGAACTGGCGCGCCGTGACCTCGATGACAACCGCGTCTTCCGGTACCGGGCCGTACACCTTCGCCCAAACGGGCAAGCCGATCACCAGAACACCCACTTCGGCAATCAGGGCCATGGCCACCACGGGGAGCAGCGACCACCAGCGCTCGACCCGGGGATCCGCCCAGGGCGACCCGGTCGGCCCCCCGCGGGCATAGCGCCAGACGAAACTGGCCAGCACCAGATGGCCGGCAATGAAGACCGCACCCGTGGTGAGGAGCAGATACCGGATCATGCCATCCACGCCGGCGCCGTGCTCGGACGCGGCCGCCGGCATCCAATCCCTGGCCACGAAGCCGAATACCGTGAGGACCGTGATCCCGAGAAACAGCACGACCAGGGCCAACGCCTCCCACGACTTCCCTTTGCCGTTCATGCGCTTCGCTCCCGCCGACTCAGAGATGGCGACGGCCCCGCAGGCCGGTCGTGAGGCACCGCTAACAATTCTCAGTGTTAATATCCATCGGGCCACGCCAGGTGTGACGCCCCGGACGAAGAAGCCGCCGGCCAGCAACTGCACCCTGGGGAAGGAAGTCCCAGCGGGGGGGCTCGGGCGAGACATTTCGCGACCCTCGGCTGCCGCGCGTCGCGTGCCGTGGAGCCGGGACAAACCCCCCGTATGCGGCGCAGCGCCGGACCGGGGCTGCGCTTGTCAGACCGTGAGCCGGCTGTCGCTTCGGGGCCCGACCGTGGCACGCTCCTTCCACCACATCCCGGCCCGGACCCCTATGCGCTCGTCTTCTATCAGCAGTTTCCAGTGCCCACTGCGGGGGCCGTCATTCACAGGCGTGGCGGCTTCGTTTTCGTCCCGCAGTGCGGCCAACGAGGCGGTAGCCCGCTACCAGCGGTGCGACTCGGCCGAGGCGCGCCGGGAGGCAGCCGACCAGCTCTACC from the Gemmatimonadota bacterium genome contains:
- a CDS encoding cytochrome c oxidase subunit 3; amino-acid sequence: MSLMVARRVRGDGAAPGEPAAGAALTLADGPYPMGLMAVLATVTMLFAAFTAAVLIRRTGADWRPVALPWIAWPNAALLLVSSGLLELGRAAARQERPRRLALFLGAAAVLGLVFLAGQVALWRMLAARGIFLPTSPHASFLYTLSAVHGAHVLGGLAALGWTLRRALRGAYSRTRHAGLTHAAVYWHFVDVVWIYLLVLLSTL
- the mobB gene encoding molybdopterin-guanine dinucleotide biosynthesis protein B — encoded protein: MIPLEIARERIRAWQRLIATLSAGGGELAPDMAVEAMADREVLWGRTLRLAAPLPPVASIRGPSNSGKTRLIEQLLPVLSARGVRVGTIKRAHHTPALDTPGKDSHRHAAAGARGVLLLGPQQAGFFLYDAPGAEPWPWLELLAGRVDIVLAEGSWSGAVLRLEIQIRDAGGFALLEPADCCCGAWTLRRPAATGQLLDFPEELVERLAGLLQQLTTPSTQANA
- a CDS encoding cytochrome C oxidase subunit IV family protein translates to MEPDIPYRTYWAAWLILLALTVAMILAEAAGFPRALAVAVLVAAMLIKATVIGGWFMHLRFERLALVACVAAATLATAAFLFFLIAPDGVWMLRLSAG
- a CDS encoding cbb3-type cytochrome c oxidase subunit I; translated protein: MSGEHAYPGFWRRYVFSTDHKVIGIQYYLTAVFMAVVAVALAILIRLQLAWPHATWPLLGRLLPGGYEEGVLKPEFYLSLVTMHGTIMVFFVISFALVSGFGNFIIPLHIGARDMAYPFLNMLSYWLVVPASVLILASFFVEGGAAAAGWTAYPPLSALPEAVPGSGWGQTLWLLAMALFIVSFTLGSLNFLTTILNLRTRGMSMMRMPLTVWTMLIAAILGLLAFPALTAAAIMLLLDRHGGTSFFLPQGLVLGEKVLSTGGGTPLLFQHLFWFLGHPEVYVLVLPALGIAFDILATFGRRPVFGYRTSVWSLLVIAGLSMIVWGHHMFTSGMNPYLGEYFSVVTVAITVPFAVLGLNLIASLWRAQIRLTTAMLFALGLVSAIGIGGLGGLYLGTAAADIYFHDSYFVVGHFHFTIGTVTFFAIFAGTYYWFPKMFGRHMSETLGKLHFWLTIVPLFAAFIGMHYLGLGGHPRRVYDPTVYEFLRPLQPFNIVISLALILATAAQLVFLFNFLVHLFRGELARSNPWRGATLEWTTSSPAPHLNWVELPVVHRGPYEYRVDGEREGYLPQHSAVVGGAE
- a CDS encoding NarK/NasA family nitrate transporter, which encodes MTERARAISVLTANTAAFTVCFAVWMMYGVLVTFLVEQQVYAFSGPQIGWLIGIPVLTGALFRLPAGMLADRYGGRSVFAGIMLAAALAAYLTSYAGSFAGFIIGGLGFGLAGASFAVGVAYTSVWFPPHRQGTVLGIFGLGNTGAALTAIVSPRLLAVLTQGGMELERWRALPRLYALALAATAVLFWVSTFPRKPEEPAVRTLRQRLAPLESLRVWRFGLYYFLFFGGFVALAQWLIPYYVNVYALSVVSAGLLSSAFSLPSGLIRALGGWLSDRIGARAVMYWVLSGCAVVSLLLAVPRMDIQTPGQGVTAARGGTVTAAGAQAVEIDGVRYPLRPRAPGRPARQGTLVWPTTASWQEPVVRPGEVVAKRALLARGVTHIYFQANIGVFTGLVLVLAILMGIGMAAVFKHIPTYFPRDVGTVGGIVGVIGGLGGFTGPLMFGYLVAFTGVWTTNWVFLAVLSLGCLVWMHAVVRRMLNVRAPEVATQIDEKGPLIPLALRVLCPVHAVEARVRLFLTPGSETLRLGECSLRPGEGDRPACEGQCVVMAAEAGG
- a CDS encoding cytochrome-c oxidase, whose amino-acid sequence is MNGKGKSWEALALVVLFLGITVLTVFGFVARDWMPAAASEHGAGVDGMIRYLLLTTGAVFIAGHLVLASFVWRYARGGPTGSPWADPRVERWWSLLPVVAMALIAEVGVLVIGLPVWAKVYGPVPEDAVVIEVTARQFEWIVRYPGKDGRFGRTDPALIRGAANPAGLDPRDPAGADDLVFRNRLHVPVGGTVYLRLRSRDVLHSFSVPAFRVKQDVVPGIVGSTMFVPTAAGEYEIACMELCGMAHYRMRGRVLVQSPEEFDAWLSQQAGWLQ
- a CDS encoding cytochrome c oxidase subunit 3 encodes the protein MANAVTGSLEVHWQGGVSPFGVSWQKLMMWFFLVSDALLFASFLAAYGFERLAHAVWPEQGEVFAIWVIGIMTFVLITSSATMATAVGAAHRGDLRRAMRFLLLTALGGAIFLSMQAAEWTTLIREGARLTHNPWGPPAFSSFFFMLTGFHGTHVLIGVTLLTLVASRVRAGRTFGPGVELAGLYWHFVDLVWVFIFTCFYLI